In one Hypomesus transpacificus isolate Combined female chromosome 18, fHypTra1, whole genome shotgun sequence genomic region, the following are encoded:
- the e2f1 gene encoding transcription factor E2F1, which translates to MSETLITGQTSEDLLADFESLLNAGSIDLSQDHQIVIISTPNNVGLQTTAPTTTGEILLFATPQGPANVVVQDQRRPTLGRPPVKRKLDLDSDHQYVSTSRPPSLGRAPPSTPAPPRVPKATAEKSRYDTSLNLTTKRFLDLLAQSPDGVVDLNWASQILEVQKRRIYDITNVLEGIQLISKKSKNNIQWLGNRIDGASVARHRDLQKEVSHLTEAEDKLDELITKCNLQLRLLTEDSQNKKLGYVKCQDLRKSFDSPDQLVMVIRAPPETQMQVSEPSEGYQVSLKSTRGPIDVFLCPDDSSGVCSPVTGSSPSKPATPPSPPSTTVTQPHSSSSTQEVTSAMASSSRTDSSPLQLCGDAESFLEGDPFSNLGEMPNFDFSPLSSSDFLLDRNGECLSLPLDGFINISPPHSHDYHFGLEDNEGISELFDCDFGDLKPLEF; encoded by the exons ATGTCAGAGACGCTTATAACGGGTCAGACGTCGGAGGACCTACTGGCAGACTTCGAGTCTCTTCTCAATGCTGGAAGCATCGACCTGTCACAGGACCACCAGATTGTCATCATTTCTACCCCAAACAATGTGGGCCTCCAAACTACTGCCCCCACCACCACGGGGGAGATCCTTCTCTTTGCCACCCCTCAGGGACCAGCCAACGTGGTGGTCCAGGACCAGAGGAGACCGACTCTAGGACGACCTCCG GTGAAGAGGAAGCTGGACCTGGATAGTGACCACCAGTATGTGAGCACCTCTCGCCCCCCGTCCCTGGGCCgtgcccccccctccacgccAGCCCCCCCAAGAG TCCCCAAGGCCACTGCAGAGAAGTCCCGCTATGACACGTCTCTCAACCTGACCACCAAGCGCTTCCTGGACCTGCTGGCCCAGTCCCCTGATGGCGTGGTCGACCTCAACTGGGCCTCGCAGATTCTGGAGGTGCAGAAGAGACGCATCTATGACATCACCAATGTCCTGGAAGGCATCCAGCTCATTTCCAAGAAGTCTAAAAACAACATCCAGTGGCT GGGCAACCGAATCGACGGGGCTTCTGTGGCCAGACACCGAGACCTGCAGAAGGAGGTTTCCCACCTGACCGAGGCAGAGGACAAACTGGATGAGCTCATCACTAAATGTAACCTCCAGCTCCGACTCCTCACCGAGGACTCCCAGAACAAGAA GCTGGGCTATGTTAAATGCCAGGACCTGAGGAAGTCGTTTGATTCTCCGGACCAGCTGGTGATGGTGATCAGAGCCCCGCCTGAGACCCAGATGCAGGTGTCCGAGCCCAGCGAG GGCTACCAGGTGTCTCTGAAGAGCACGCGAGGTCCCATCGACGTCTTCCTGTGTCCAGATGACAGTTCAGGGGTCTGCAGCCCAGTGACAGGAAGTAGCCCATCCAAACCTGCcacccccccctcgcccccgtCCACCACCGTCACCCAACCTCACAGTAGCTcctccacacaggaagtgacgtcGGCCATGGCTTCCTCCTCCCGGACagactcctctcctctgcagctGTGTGGTGACGCTG AATCGTTCCTGGAAGGTGACCCGTTCTCTAACCTAGGAGAGATGCCCAACTTTGACTTTTCACCACTGTCTTCCTCTGACTTCCTCTTAGACCGCAATGGCGAGTGCCTCTCCCTCCCATTGGACGGTTTCATTAACATATCCCCGCCCCACAGCCATGACTACCATTTCGGATTGGAGGATAACGAGGGCATCAGTGAACTGTTTGACTGTGACTTTGGGGACCTAAAGCCCCTGGAGTTCTAA
- the LOC124480764 gene encoding protein-glutamine gamma-glutamyltransferase 5-like isoform X2 yields MNHTYQQFVQRPMVFHPCPETDHLTLNHVNMEAHENHVSHKTLGLSSRHLVVRRGWSFKITLLFNDPVFNIQTLVLEALLGGLSVEIPVTFSKERTVTQWSAQIYPGDVHSRSLNLHLCSPPLSPVGLYQLQVNILRPHSRRTYAIGSFVLLCNPWLQEDPVYMPYDEQREEYVTKDHGVLYMGATSNVISRPWIFGQYEQGVLETCLNILQVSPQHINNRAKDYLARGDPTYLSRVVCAMVNCEDDRGVLKGDWSGSIKDGTSPLEWTGSADILKMWAQSNFSPVCYGQCWVFASVMCTVMRVLGIPSRVVSIFNSAHDTNSNLVIEEYYTHTGTKLNLSKDSIWNFHVWVECWMRRSDLTPEFDGWQVLDPTPQEKSGGVFCCGPCPVQAIRNRCFNLPYDAPFIYASVNAAVFTVILRDRVVVRKSLDTGRVGQRIYTKSLGSNEPQDLTCAYKCTPNTKNHTTCGQQGAAESLSVSLKIDKVPVMGENICLTVIVTNRANVCRVLKEHVNAQAEEYHGRPMETFWEATERLQVGPCRAVMVRHQIPSSDYEPVLLEHGFLNLAVVLKDEQTQERVIATEEFNMTSPQISIEVLGGEILQLMKQHTALVSFTNTSSRLLRGAVLTVEASGLLEEKQQTR; encoded by the exons ATGAATCACACATACCAGCAGTTTGTGCAGCGGCCAATGG TGTTCCACCCCTGCCCAGAGACGGACCATCTGACGCTGAACCACGTCAACATGGAGGCTCATGAGAACCACGTGTCCCACAAGACACTGGGGCTGAGCTCCAGGCACCTGGTGGTGCGGCGTGGGTGGTCGTTCAAGATCACCTTGCTGTTCAATGACCCAGTGTTCAATATTCAAACTCTCGTCCTCGAAGCGCTGCTAG GTGGGCTGTCTGTAGAAATCCCTGTCACCTTCTCCAAGGAAAGAACAGTGACCCAGTGGAGCGCTCAGATCTACCCAGGGGATGTGCATTCCCGGTCCCTCAACCTCCACCtctgctccccccctctctctccagtgggGCTTTACCAGCTCCAGGTCAACATCCTCAGACCCCACAGCAGACGCACCTACGCCATAGGGAGCTTTGTTTTACTCTGCAACCCCTGGCTACAGG AGGATCCTGTGTACATGCCTTATGACGAGCAACGAGAGGAGTACGTTACGAAGGACCATGGGGTTCTGTACATGGGTGCAACTTCTAATGTCATATCGAGACCTTGGATATTTGGTCAA TATGAGCAGGGGGTCCTGGAGACATGTCTGAACATCCTGCAGGTCAGCCCACAGCACATCAACAACAGAGCGAAAGACTATCTAGCCAGAGGAGACCCTACCTACCTCAGCAGGGTGGTCTGTGCTATg GTGAACTGTGAGGACGACCGTGGGGTCCTAAAGGGTGACTGGTCAGGGAGCATTAAGGACGGCACGTCTCCTCTAGAGTGGACTGGGAGTGCCGACATCCTGAAGATGTGGGCTCAGTCCAACTTCAGCCCAGTGTGCTATGGACAGTGCTGGGTCTTTGCCTCTGTTATGTGCACAG TTATGAGAGTCCTGGGTATCCCATCTAGGGTGGTGAGCATTTTCAACTCAGCCCATGACACAAATTCAAACTTGGTCATAGAGGAATACTACACCCATACTGGCACAAAGCTCAACCTATCTAAGGACAGCATCTG GAATTTCCATGTGTGGGTGGAGTGCTGGATGAGAAGGTCCGATCTGACCCCAGAGTTTGACGGGTGGCAAGTACTGGACCCAACCCCTCAAGAGAAGAGTGGAG GTGTTTTCTGCTGCGGCCCGTGTCCAGTCCAAGCCATCAGAAACCGTTGCTTTAACCTCCCCTACGACGCTCCATTTATTTACGCGTCGGTCAACGCGGCTGTTTTCACCGTGATCCTCCGAGATAGGGTGGTGGTGAGGAAGAGCTTGGACACGGGGAGGGTGGGCCAGCGGATATACACCAAGAGTCTGGGCTCCAACGAACCTCAGGACCTCACGTGCGCCTACAAGTGCACGCCGA ATACCAAAAATCATACAACATGCGGACAACAAG GAGCAGCTGAAAGTCTGTCAGTTTCTCTGAAGATAGACAAGGTGCCAGTGATGGGAGAGAACATCTGTCTAACTGTGATTGTCACAAACCGAGCTAATGTTTGCAGGGTCCTAAAGGAGCATGTTAACGCCCAAGCTGAAGAGTACCATGGCAGGCCTATGGAGACCTTTTGGGAGGCTACAGAGAGGCTTCAGGTGGGACCATGCAGAG CTGTGATGGTGCGCCACCAGATCCCTTCATCAGACTACGAGCCAGTCCTGTTGGAGCATGGTTTTCTGAACTTAGCGGTGGTCCTGAAGGATGAACAGACCCAAGAGAGGGTTATCGCCACAGAGGAGTTCAACATGACCTCCCCTCAAATCTCTATAGAG GTACTTGGGGGAGAAATCCTCCAACTGATGAAACAGCACACTGCCCTGGTCTCCTTCACCAACACCTCGTCCAGACTCCTGAGGGGGGCGGTGCTGACTGTGGAGGCCTCAGGCCTGCTGGAGGAGAAACAGCAGACCAGGTGA
- the LOC124480764 gene encoding protein-glutamine gamma-glutamyltransferase 5-like isoform X1 gives MNHTYQQFVQRPMVFHPCPETDHLTLNHVNMEAHENHVSHKTLGLSSRHLVVRRGWSFKITLLFNDPVFNIQTLVLEALLGTGIGGLSVEIPVTFSKERTVTQWSAQIYPGDVHSRSLNLHLCSPPLSPVGLYQLQVNILRPHSRRTYAIGSFVLLCNPWLQEDPVYMPYDEQREEYVTKDHGVLYMGATSNVISRPWIFGQYEQGVLETCLNILQVSPQHINNRAKDYLARGDPTYLSRVVCAMVNCEDDRGVLKGDWSGSIKDGTSPLEWTGSADILKMWAQSNFSPVCYGQCWVFASVMCTVMRVLGIPSRVVSIFNSAHDTNSNLVIEEYYTHTGTKLNLSKDSIWNFHVWVECWMRRSDLTPEFDGWQVLDPTPQEKSGGVFCCGPCPVQAIRNRCFNLPYDAPFIYASVNAAVFTVILRDRVVVRKSLDTGRVGQRIYTKSLGSNEPQDLTCAYKCTPNTKNHTTCGQQGAAESLSVSLKIDKVPVMGENICLTVIVTNRANVCRVLKEHVNAQAEEYHGRPMETFWEATERLQVGPCRAVMVRHQIPSSDYEPVLLEHGFLNLAVVLKDEQTQERVIATEEFNMTSPQISIEVLGGEILQLMKQHTALVSFTNTSSRLLRGAVLTVEASGLLEEKQQTR, from the exons ATGAATCACACATACCAGCAGTTTGTGCAGCGGCCAATGG TGTTCCACCCCTGCCCAGAGACGGACCATCTGACGCTGAACCACGTCAACATGGAGGCTCATGAGAACCACGTGTCCCACAAGACACTGGGGCTGAGCTCCAGGCACCTGGTGGTGCGGCGTGGGTGGTCGTTCAAGATCACCTTGCTGTTCAATGACCCAGTGTTCAATATTCAAACTCTCGTCCTCGAAGCGCTGCTAGGTACTGGGATAG GTGGGCTGTCTGTAGAAATCCCTGTCACCTTCTCCAAGGAAAGAACAGTGACCCAGTGGAGCGCTCAGATCTACCCAGGGGATGTGCATTCCCGGTCCCTCAACCTCCACCtctgctccccccctctctctccagtgggGCTTTACCAGCTCCAGGTCAACATCCTCAGACCCCACAGCAGACGCACCTACGCCATAGGGAGCTTTGTTTTACTCTGCAACCCCTGGCTACAGG AGGATCCTGTGTACATGCCTTATGACGAGCAACGAGAGGAGTACGTTACGAAGGACCATGGGGTTCTGTACATGGGTGCAACTTCTAATGTCATATCGAGACCTTGGATATTTGGTCAA TATGAGCAGGGGGTCCTGGAGACATGTCTGAACATCCTGCAGGTCAGCCCACAGCACATCAACAACAGAGCGAAAGACTATCTAGCCAGAGGAGACCCTACCTACCTCAGCAGGGTGGTCTGTGCTATg GTGAACTGTGAGGACGACCGTGGGGTCCTAAAGGGTGACTGGTCAGGGAGCATTAAGGACGGCACGTCTCCTCTAGAGTGGACTGGGAGTGCCGACATCCTGAAGATGTGGGCTCAGTCCAACTTCAGCCCAGTGTGCTATGGACAGTGCTGGGTCTTTGCCTCTGTTATGTGCACAG TTATGAGAGTCCTGGGTATCCCATCTAGGGTGGTGAGCATTTTCAACTCAGCCCATGACACAAATTCAAACTTGGTCATAGAGGAATACTACACCCATACTGGCACAAAGCTCAACCTATCTAAGGACAGCATCTG GAATTTCCATGTGTGGGTGGAGTGCTGGATGAGAAGGTCCGATCTGACCCCAGAGTTTGACGGGTGGCAAGTACTGGACCCAACCCCTCAAGAGAAGAGTGGAG GTGTTTTCTGCTGCGGCCCGTGTCCAGTCCAAGCCATCAGAAACCGTTGCTTTAACCTCCCCTACGACGCTCCATTTATTTACGCGTCGGTCAACGCGGCTGTTTTCACCGTGATCCTCCGAGATAGGGTGGTGGTGAGGAAGAGCTTGGACACGGGGAGGGTGGGCCAGCGGATATACACCAAGAGTCTGGGCTCCAACGAACCTCAGGACCTCACGTGCGCCTACAAGTGCACGCCGA ATACCAAAAATCATACAACATGCGGACAACAAG GAGCAGCTGAAAGTCTGTCAGTTTCTCTGAAGATAGACAAGGTGCCAGTGATGGGAGAGAACATCTGTCTAACTGTGATTGTCACAAACCGAGCTAATGTTTGCAGGGTCCTAAAGGAGCATGTTAACGCCCAAGCTGAAGAGTACCATGGCAGGCCTATGGAGACCTTTTGGGAGGCTACAGAGAGGCTTCAGGTGGGACCATGCAGAG CTGTGATGGTGCGCCACCAGATCCCTTCATCAGACTACGAGCCAGTCCTGTTGGAGCATGGTTTTCTGAACTTAGCGGTGGTCCTGAAGGATGAACAGACCCAAGAGAGGGTTATCGCCACAGAGGAGTTCAACATGACCTCCCCTCAAATCTCTATAGAG GTACTTGGGGGAGAAATCCTCCAACTGATGAAACAGCACACTGCCCTGGTCTCCTTCACCAACACCTCGTCCAGACTCCTGAGGGGGGCGGTGCTGACTGTGGAGGCCTCAGGCCTGCTGGAGGAGAAACAGCAGACCAGGTGA
- the LOC124480763 gene encoding G-protein coupled receptor 37-like 1 yields the protein MLTSVCVLVLLAVWPAAGRSSGLLGKPGQGVEHSGMNSLQHLNIQVIQSRGFPDQDQDQGSVLHIRAPRGAEEEDSDPDTGEQQSTFSQSYENEFFTTPRATQLTNSTQEDEADVEAGTEDGNHGNETDRGITHIRNPLFPVTDSSYSAYAILFLSLVVLAVGIVGNLAVMCIVWHNYYMRSSWNYLLASLAFWDFLVLCFCLPVVVFNELTNKRLLGEVSCRLVPYMEVTSLGVTSFSLCALGIDRFHAATSSQQPKARRVERCRSVLLKLLFVWVGSMVLASPELLLWQLSQAVSPTTGALVDSCSIHPTSPSTLPLPDSLYSLLHSYHQARMWWYFGCYFCLPVVFTLLCQLATCHVTNDANAAAVSFASQRGHGDRLPSKQQKLQVQLVERQLSCTVLALAVVYAICTLPENVCNIVLAYTATSISENTAALLALINHFLLFFKASVTPVLLLCLCKSLGQAFMDCCCCCCEECQPAGSGSSPSHTGHSLGAEVKLKSTNEMSSSIFFDKAKESSTILSVSSSS from the exons ATGCTGACCtccgtgtgtgtgctggtgctgctggctgTGTGGCCTGCTGCGGGGAGGAGCAGTGGCCTGCTGGGGAAGCCTGGGCAGGGCGTGGAGCACAGCGGAATGAACTCTCTCCAACACCTCAACATCCAGGTGATTCAGAGCCGGGGTTTCcctgaccaggaccaggaccaggggtctgtgttgcACATCAGGGCTCctcgaggagcagaggaggaggactctGACCCAGATACAGGGGAGCAACAGTCCACCTTCTCGCAGTCCTACGAGAACGAGTTCTTCACCACCCCCAGAGCCACACAGCTCACTAACTCCACTCAGGAGGATGAGGCAGATGTAGAGGCGGGGACTGAGGACGGCAACCATGGCAACGAAACCGACAGGGGCATCACTCACATCCGCAACCCCCTGTTCCCCGTCACAGACAGCTCCTACAGCGCCTACGCAATCCTTTTCCTGTCTCTGGTGGTGCTGGCGGTGGGAATTGTGGGTAATCTGGCGGTGATGTGCATTGTGTGGCACAACTACTATATGAGGAGCTCCTGGAACTATCTTTTGGCCAGCTTGGCATTCTGGGACTTCCTGGTTCTCTGCTTCTGTCTTCCTGTAGTGGTCTTCAACGAGCTGACCAATAAGAGGCTGCTAGGAGAGGTCTCCTGCCGCCTGGTGCCTTATATGGAG GTAACGTCACTGGGCGTGACATCATTCAGCCTGTGCGCTCTGGGCATCGACAGGTTCCATGCAGCCACCAGCTCCCAGCAGCCCAAGGCGCGTCGCGTGGAGCGCTGCCGTTCGGTCCTGCTCAAGCTGCTGTTCGTCTGGGTGGGCTCCATGGTCCTAGCTTCCCCCGAGCTCCTCCTCTGGCAGCTCAGCCAGGCCGTGTCTCCTACCACCGGGGCCCTGGTGGACTCTTGCTCCATCCACCCCacgtccccctccaccctgcccctgcCGGACTCCCTGTACTCCCTGCTCCACAGCTACCACCAGGCCCGTATGTGGTGGTACTTTGGCTGCTACTTCTGCCTACCTGTGGTGTTCACCCTGCTCTGCCAGCTAGCCACCTGCCACGTCACCAACGACGCCAACGCCGCCGCCGTCAGCTTCGCCTCCCAGCGCGGCCATGGAGACCGCTTGCCGTCCAAGCAGCAGAAGCTGCAGGTGCAGCTGGTGGAGCGTCAGCTGAGCTGCACCGTCCTGGCGCTGGCTGTGGTCTACGCCATCTGCACGCTGCCCGAAAACGTCTGCAACATCGTCCTGGCTTACACGGCCACGTCCATCTCTGAGAACACAGCCGCCCTGCTGGCGCTGATCaatcacttcctgttgttctTCAAGGCATCGGTCACACCTGTGCTGCTCCTCTGCCTGTGTAAGTCTCTGGGCCAGGCCTTCatggactgctgctgctgttgttgcgaGGAGTGCCAGCCCGCCggctctggctcctccccttcccacACAGGCCACTCCCTCGGGGCTGAGGTGAAGCTGAAGAGCACCAACGAGATGTCCTCGTCCATCTTCTTCGACAAGGCCAAGGAGAGCTCCACCATCCTGTCTGTCAGCAGCTCCAGTTGA
- the LOC124480942 gene encoding ADP-ribosylation factor-like protein 8A: protein MELTLVGLQYSGKTTFVNVIASGQFSEDMIPTVGFNMRKITKGNVTIKLWDIGGQPRFRSMWERYCRGVSAIVYMVDAADPEKIEASKNELHNLLDKPQLQGIPVLVLGNKRDLHGALDEKELIEKMNLSAIQDREICCYSISCKEKDNIDITLQWLIQHSRTKRSS from the exons ATGGAGTTGACATTGGTTGGACTCCAGTATTCGGGCAAGACGACATTCGTAAACGTTATTGCG TCGGGTCAGTTCAGTGAAGACATGATCCCTACCGTGGGATTCAACATGAGGAAGATAACCAAGGGTAACGTAACCATCAAG CTGTGGGATATCGGTGGACAACCCCGCTTCAGGAGTATGTGGGAGCGGTACTGCAGAGGAGTCAGTGCCATTGT GTACATGGTAGATGCAGCAGACCCAGAGAAGATAGAGGCGTCGAAGAACGAGCTCCACAACCTGCTGGACAAGCCTCAGCTGCAGGGCATACCT GTGCTGGTTCTGGGGAACAAGAGGGACTTGCATGGGGCTCTGGATGAGAAGGAGCTGATAGAGAAAAT GAACCTGTCAGCCATCCAGGACAGAGAGATCTGTTGCTACTCTATCTCCTGCAAGGAGAAGGACAACATTG ACATCACACTACAGTGGCTGATCCAGCACTCCAGAACCAAGAGGAGCTCTTGA
- the LOC124480912 gene encoding voltage-dependent L-type calcium channel subunit alpha-1F-like translates to MRLVKLLSKGEGIRTLLWTFVKSLQALPYVALLIAMIFFIYAVIGMQTFGKVAMQDYTHVNRNNNFQTFPQAVLLLFRCATGEAWQEIMLASLPGKRCDPESDYLPGEEFTCGSNFAIVYFISFFMLCAFLIINLFVAVIMDNFDYLTRDWSILGPHHLDEFKRIWSEYDPEAKGRIKHLDVVALLRRIQPPLGFGKLCPHRVACKRLVAMNMPLNSDGTVTFNATLFALVRTALKIKTEGNPDQENEELRVIIKKIWKRIKPKILDEVIPQHEEEEVTVGKFYATFLIQDYFRKFRKRKEKDGVAVGEPDPNNPSALQVPSSGLRTLQDLGPEMRQAMHCDLDEEEEEGLEEDVEEDDNDNGYGPESSNDRRSSMVTTPTGGGGQMPGESLSNGGLSHRASLSKTPNGGGLLEQDELRRGEDHRGSVSHHHRHPSIKNGVVEHAPKRSSYYKHSRRDSRDRSSPVSRGRNGGLDGEEAYPGEQGYYSRDEDNDSIISRDRHGYPDDLYREHLYDTPRDSNYGNGYNDGRRTARRRLLPATPTGRKPSFNIQCLRRQGSSDDLPIPGTYHQNSPPCRARTQTYGSYDSRRSSSRSSTGSSASWANPCPRRGRLLYAPLILVEEEGGPGTGGGMWGGEEASGPQAPYRAYTTLRVPSKLSSHYSDKRGSADSLVEAVLISEGLGLYAKDPKFVAFAKREIADACHMTIDEMESAASDLLSRGSGGSGTGGSFLNNPDLGTLYSDEEPMRTGRDEEDLGDEMTCVTSF, encoded by the exons ATGCGATTGGTCAAACTTCTTAGCAAGGGGGAGGGAATTCGCACCCTCCTATGGACCTTTGTGAAATCActccag gccCTGCCCTATGTAGCACTGCTTATCGCTATGATCTTCTTCATCTATGCTGTCATTGGCATGCAG ACATTCGGGAAGGTAGCCATGCAGGACTACACTCATGTCAACCGGAACAACAACTTCCAGACCTTTCCACAAGCTGTGCTACTGCTCTttag gtgTGCGACGGGTGAGGCGTGGCAGGAGATCATGCTAGCCAGTCTGCCTGGGAAGCGGTGTGACCCAGAGTCTGACTACCTTCCTGGAGAGGAGTTCACCTGCGGAAGCAACTTTGCTATCGTCTACTTCATCAGCTTCTTCATGCTGTGTGCATTCttg aTCATCAATCTGTTTGTGGCTGTCATCATGGACAACTTTGACTACTTGACCCGTGATTGGTCTATTCTGGGGCCACATCACCTGGACGAATTCAAGAGGATCTGGTCTGAGTACGACCCTGAGGCCAA GGGTAGGATCAAGCACCTGGACGTGGTAGCTCTCCTCAGGAGGATCCAGCCCCCCCTGGGCTTCGGCAAGCTCTGCCCCCACAGAGTGGCCTGCAAG AGATTGGTAGCTATGAATATGCCCTTGAACAGTGACGGTACAGTGACCTTCAACGCCACTCTCTTTGCCCTCGTCAGGACCGCCCTCAAGATCAAAACTGAGG GTAACCCCGACCAGGAGAACGAGGAGCTGAGGGTGATCATCAAGAAGATCTGGAAGAGAATAAAGCCCAAGATCCTGGATGAGGTCATTCCTCAACACGAgg aggaggaggtgactgTGGGGAAGTTCTATGCTACCTTCCTGATCCAGGACTACTTCAGGAAGTTCAGGAAAAGGAAGGAGAAGGATGGGGTGGCGGTGGGGGAACCCGACCCCAACAACCCCTCTGCTCTACAGGTACCTTCCT CGGGGCTGCGGACCCTGCAGGACCTGGGGCCAGAGATGAGGCAGGCCATGCACTGCGAcctggacgaggaggaggaggaggggctggaggaggatgtGGAAGAGGATGAC aaTGACAACGGCTATGGCCCTGAATCTTCCAACGACAGGCGGAGCTCCATGGTGACCACGCCCACAGGAGGTGGCGGTCAGATGCCCGGGGAGAGCCTGTCCAATGGGGGGCTGAGCCACCGCGCCTCGCTGTCCAAGACACCCAATGGGGGGGGTCTACTGGAGCAGGACGAgctcaggaggggggaggaccaCCGGGGGTCCGTCAGCCACCATCACAGACACCCCTCCATCAAAAACGGGGTGGTGGAGCACGCTCCCAAGAG GTCTTCCTACTACAAGCACAGCAG GCGGGATTCCAGAGACAGGTCCTCTCCCGTGTCCCGGGGGCGTAACGGGGGGCTAGACGGGGAGGAGGCCTACCCTGGGGAGCAGGGCTACTACAGCCGTGACGAGGACAATGACAGCATCATATCCCGAGACAG ACATGGTTACCCTGACGACCTCTACCGAGAACACCTGTATGACACTCCCCGAGACAGTAACTACGGCAACGGCTACAACGACGGCCGCAGGACAGCCAGAAGACGCCTACTTCCTGCCACGCCTACAG GACGCAAGCCTTCCTTCAACATCCAGTGtctgaggagacaggggagCAGTGATGACCTCCCCATACCTGGTACCTACCACCAGAACTCTCCCCCTTGCCGGGCTCGCACCCAG ACGTACGGGAGTTACGACTCTCGCCGCAGCAGCAGTCGTTCCTCCACCGGCTCCTCGGCCTCCTGGGCCAACCCCTGCCCCCGGCGCGGCCGCCTCCTCTACGCCCCCCTCatcctggtggaggaggagggcgggccAGGGACTGGTGGGGGCATgtgggggggagaagaag CCTccggcccccaggccccctACAGGGCATACACCACCCTGAGGGTGCCCTCCAAGCTCAGTTCTCACTACAGCGACAAGAGGGGCAGTGCCGACAGCCTGGTGGAGGcg GTGCTGATCTCAGAGGGGCTGGGCCTATACGCCAAGGACCCCAAGTTTGTGGCCTTCGCCAAACGGGAGATCGCCGATGCATGTCACATGACCATCGACGAGATGGAGAGCGCTGCCAGCGACCTCCTCAGCCGGGGCAGCGGAGGGAGTGGCACCGGGGGTAGCTTCCTCAACAACCCCGACCTGGGAACACTCTACAGCGACGAGGAACCAATGAGGACTGGTCGTGACGAGGAGGACCTGGGAGATGAGATGACCTGCGTGACATCATTCTGA